Proteins encoded together in one Nostoc sp. PCC 7524 window:
- a CDS encoding type II toxin-antitoxin system VapC family toxin: protein MIIVDTHIWVWWVQNDSRLTKQQRQWLQDYESDGLGVSILSCWEVAKLVEKKRLILPLAIDEWLEVALAYPGVQLLNLSLPIVIDSTQLSGFHSDPFDQLIVATARFYDCPLLTADEKILNYPDVQTLK from the coding sequence ATGATTATAGTTGACACTCATATTTGGGTTTGGTGGGTGCAGAACGATTCACGATTGACCAAACAACAACGACAATGGTTACAAGATTACGAGTCTGACGGTTTAGGTGTTAGCATTCTTTCTTGTTGGGAAGTGGCCAAACTGGTAGAGAAAAAAAGACTAATTTTACCGTTAGCCATTGATGAATGGCTAGAAGTTGCTTTAGCGTATCCTGGTGTACAACTATTAAATTTGTCTTTGCCGATAGTCATAGATTCAACTCAATTAAGCGGCTTTCATAGCGACCCATTTGATCAACTGATTGTGGCTACAGCCAGATTTTATGATTGTCCTTTGCTAACTGCGGATGAGAAAATTCTTAACTATCCCGATGTGCAAACTCTGAAGTAG
- a CDS encoding GNAT family N-acetyltransferase: protein MQQLKENCTKHLKFIQTTDIVDFVPLLKELEFGDQFSLAMLRWCGIGKPDESITFWQVYLVKLAAETIGVMGLYQVIDSPSDVVWVGWFGLRPKFRRLGCGSIMMEHLKQYASHFGYQQLWVFTNYDNLAAISFYEKLGFVKLGAAAELCPGKTHELSDVILKCIVGDR, encoded by the coding sequence ATGCAGCAACTCAAAGAAAACTGTACAAAACATCTCAAATTTATCCAAACTACAGATATTGTAGATTTTGTTCCTCTTTTAAAAGAGTTGGAATTTGGTGATCAATTTAGTTTAGCAATGCTCAGATGGTGTGGTATTGGTAAGCCTGATGAATCGATTACATTTTGGCAAGTTTATCTAGTTAAGTTAGCAGCAGAAACAATAGGAGTTATGGGTCTGTATCAAGTAATTGATAGTCCCTCAGATGTGGTTTGGGTAGGATGGTTTGGTTTGCGTCCTAAATTCCGCAGATTAGGTTGTGGTTCCATCATGATGGAACATTTAAAACAATATGCCAGCCATTTTGGATATCAGCAACTTTGGGTATTTACAAATTACGATAATTTAGCCGCTATCTCTTTTTACGAAAAGTTAGGTTTTGTAAAACTAGGTGCTGCTGCTGAACTGTGTCCTGGAAAAACACATGAGCTTTCAGATGTGATTTTGAAATGTATAGTAGGTGACAGGTGA
- a CDS encoding DUF1517 domain-containing protein: MPKKIQQTIKPLLKTFLTLGLVLTLVFSHAEGALAARSGGRIGGGSFRVPSSRTYNPRTYAPPGGGGYYAPYPGGGFGFPFLIPFWGIGGGFGGLFTILIFIAIANFLVQTFRRVSSGEGEEVGYSSNPTVSVARLQVGLLAQARDLQPELNRIAEAADTNSPEGRAQVVQETSLALLRHPEYWVYAGVGTQQAKLNSAEGQFNRLALAERSKFSEETLSNVNNQLKAALAKDALPSSGELENPTRLISEGPGEYIIVTLLAATLGKWELPAVNNIDDLRQALRQMGSIPADKLLALEVLWTPQAEGDTLTSDDLLAEYPDLKLV, from the coding sequence ATGCCTAAAAAAATACAACAAACTATCAAACCACTGTTAAAAACCTTCTTAACCCTAGGATTGGTGTTGACATTGGTATTTAGCCACGCTGAAGGTGCATTAGCAGCCCGTAGTGGTGGCAGAATTGGTGGTGGTTCCTTCAGAGTACCTTCTAGCCGCACTTATAACCCACGTACCTATGCACCTCCCGGCGGTGGCGGCTACTATGCGCCTTATCCTGGTGGTGGTTTTGGCTTTCCTTTCTTAATTCCTTTCTGGGGTATTGGGGGAGGATTTGGTGGTCTGTTTACAATTTTAATCTTTATTGCGATCGCTAATTTCTTAGTTCAAACCTTCCGCCGTGTCTCCAGTGGTGAAGGTGAAGAAGTCGGCTATAGCAGCAACCCTACTGTGAGCGTAGCTCGTTTGCAAGTAGGATTATTAGCACAAGCCCGTGATTTGCAACCCGAACTAAACCGCATCGCCGAAGCGGCTGATACCAATTCCCCAGAAGGACGCGCCCAAGTGGTGCAAGAAACCAGTCTAGCCTTGCTACGTCACCCTGAATATTGGGTATATGCAGGTGTTGGTACACAACAAGCCAAATTAAATTCTGCTGAAGGCCAGTTCAACCGCCTAGCATTAGCAGAACGTAGCAAGTTTAGCGAAGAAACTCTGTCTAACGTCAACAACCAGCTAAAAGCTGCCTTAGCAAAAGATGCTTTGCCCTCATCTGGTGAACTTGAAAACCCCACCCGTTTAATTAGTGAAGGCCCTGGGGAATACATTATTGTCACCTTATTAGCGGCGACATTAGGCAAGTGGGAACTCCCAGCCGTTAACAATATTGATGATTTGCGTCAGGCTTTACGGCAAATGGGTAGCATCCCTGCTGATAAACTGTTGGCGCTGGAAGTGCTGTGGACACCCCAAGCTGAAGGTGATACTCTCACCTCTGATGATTTGTTAGCCGAGTATCCTGATTTGAAACTGGTTTAA
- a CDS encoding glycosyltransferase family 4 protein: MEHVSQLATPIRETTASPDILVISRLFLPKEAVIGEYLYNRCLQDPERVIVLAASCAGDQVFDQAQQFPVYRWTNPKDWLGNFIGSYLQPCCHLILSFVLAIKLYFRYRYRYIEWGHGYDFPSLLLLSYILPVRFFIYLHGKDLVCAIRNPLWRSLFKLTLKRAEGIVCNSSSTQDYLRNTFRLQTPTHLIHPVIRPEKFGLGNHTRNLDELRDRIRQAYNIPSTSIVILSVGRLVKQKSFERVIENLPLLLTIGVDVHYLICGAGPCEAELKSLAQRLRVDQRVHFAGYVPHQELAGYYAACDIFAMLTIADKKARGLEGFGVVYLEASYFGKPVIASRHGTLLDVVRHEENGLLVNPKSGYEVFQAFKQLCQNQQLREQLGRQGKELANRRTMHRLLYVGSRE, translated from the coding sequence ATGGAACACGTCTCACAACTAGCAACACCAATTAGAGAAACAACTGCATCCCCGGACATTTTAGTAATATCACGGCTTTTTCTACCCAAAGAAGCTGTAATTGGAGAATATCTCTACAATCGTTGTCTTCAAGATCCGGAGCGAGTCATTGTTTTGGCGGCTAGTTGTGCGGGTGATCAAGTTTTTGACCAAGCACAACAGTTTCCCGTGTATCGCTGGACAAATCCTAAAGATTGGTTAGGTAATTTTATCGGCAGTTATTTGCAGCCTTGTTGTCATCTCATCTTGTCATTTGTCTTAGCAATTAAACTTTATTTTCGCTATCGCTACCGCTATATTGAATGGGGTCACGGCTACGATTTTCCTTCACTGTTGTTATTGAGTTATATCTTACCAGTGCGCTTTTTTATTTACTTGCACGGTAAGGATTTAGTTTGTGCTATCCGCAATCCCCTATGGCGATCGCTCTTTAAACTTACCCTAAAACGAGCCGAAGGCATTGTCTGTAATAGTTCTTCCACCCAAGATTACCTGAGAAATACCTTCCGCCTGCAAACTCCTACCCACCTCATTCATCCAGTAATCAGGCCAGAAAAATTTGGTTTAGGAAACCACACGAGAAATTTAGATGAGTTACGCGATCGCATCCGTCAGGCTTACAATATTCCCTCGACATCTATAGTGATTCTCTCCGTAGGACGCTTAGTCAAGCAGAAAAGCTTTGAACGGGTGATTGAGAACTTACCACTACTTTTGACTATTGGCGTTGATGTTCATTATCTCATTTGCGGTGCAGGCCCCTGTGAAGCGGAACTAAAATCTCTAGCGCAACGCTTGCGTGTAGATCAAAGAGTACATTTTGCTGGCTATGTACCTCATCAGGAATTAGCAGGCTATTATGCAGCTTGTGATATCTTCGCCATGCTAACTATTGCAGATAAAAAAGCGAGAGGTTTAGAAGGGTTTGGGGTTGTCTATTTAGAAGCTAGTTACTTTGGTAAGCCTGTAATTGCCTCTCGTCATGGTACGTTACTTGATGTAGTGCGCCATGAAGAAAACGGCCTATTGGTGAATCCTAAATCTGGCTATGAAGTATTTCAAGCCTTCAAGCAATTGTGTCAAAACCAACAACTACGCGAACAACTTGGCCGTCAAGGTAAAGAATTAGCTAACCGTAGAACTATGCACCGTTTGTTATATGTGGGGAGTAGGGAGTAG
- the thiS gene encoding sulfur carrier protein ThiS gives MSHEITLQVNGETHHCVSSTPLPDLLAQLGFNPRLVAVEYNGEILHRQFWEKTTVQSGDRLEVVTIVGGG, from the coding sequence ATGTCTCATGAGATTACCCTTCAGGTAAATGGGGAAACTCATCATTGTGTATCCTCAACCCCTTTACCTGATTTACTAGCACAGTTAGGTTTTAATCCTCGTTTAGTAGCCGTAGAGTACAACGGGGAAATTTTACATCGTCAATTCTGGGAAAAAACTACAGTACAATCAGGCGATCGTCTAGAAGTGGTGACGATTGTCGGTGGAGGGTGA
- a CDS encoding thiamine phosphate synthase, which produces MKEAGYYDESITNGSVVMVEPYSQQQQIQQVVYRILDANLDRAREGLRIIEEWCRFGLNNAQMSGEFKHLRQEVAIWHTAELRAARDTAGDPGTELSHPQEEKRSSLKSLLQANFCRVQEALRVVEEYGKLYHPNMGKAFKQMRYQVYTLETELMGYERHQLLWRSRLYLVTSPSENLLATVESALKGGLTLVQYRDKDTDDTVRLEQATKLQQLCHAYGALFIINDRVDLALAVDADGVHLGQQDMPIAIARQLLGPQRLIGRSTTNSEEMHKAIAEGADYIGVGPVYETPTKAGKAAAGLEYVRYAEQNSSVPWFAIGGIDVNNINDVIDAGAERVAVVRSLMQAEQPTLVTQYLLSQLNRVKPEKSI; this is translated from the coding sequence ATGAAAGAGGCTGGCTATTACGATGAAAGCATCACTAATGGGAGTGTTGTAATGGTCGAGCCATACAGCCAACAACAGCAAATACAGCAGGTTGTCTACCGCATTTTAGATGCTAATTTAGACCGCGCTCGTGAGGGTTTGCGGATTATTGAAGAATGGTGTCGTTTTGGGTTAAATAATGCCCAAATGTCCGGGGAATTTAAGCACCTCCGTCAAGAGGTGGCGATTTGGCACACGGCGGAATTACGCGCTGCACGAGATACAGCAGGTGATCCCGGTACTGAGTTAAGTCATCCCCAGGAGGAAAAACGCTCTAGTCTCAAGTCATTATTACAAGCTAACTTTTGCCGTGTCCAAGAAGCTCTGCGGGTGGTGGAGGAGTATGGTAAGCTTTATCATCCCAATATGGGCAAAGCTTTTAAGCAGATGCGCTATCAGGTTTACACCCTAGAGACAGAGTTAATGGGGTATGAGCGTCATCAGCTGTTGTGGCGATCGCGTCTATATTTGGTAACATCCCCATCAGAGAATTTATTGGCTACTGTCGAATCTGCGCTCAAAGGTGGATTGACTTTGGTGCAGTACCGCGATAAGGATACGGACGACACCGTGCGTCTAGAACAAGCCACAAAGTTACAGCAACTATGTCATGCTTACGGTGCTTTATTTATCATCAATGACCGGGTAGATTTAGCTTTAGCTGTAGATGCAGATGGGGTACATTTGGGACAGCAAGATATGCCCATTGCGATCGCCCGGCAATTACTCGGCCCGCAACGTTTAATTGGCCGTTCCACTACCAACTCCGAAGAAATGCACAAAGCAATTGCTGAAGGTGCAGATTATATTGGCGTGGGGCCTGTATATGAAACTCCCACAAAAGCTGGAAAAGCGGCTGCGGGTTTAGAATATGTTCGTTACGCCGAACAAAATAGTTCAGTTCCCTGGTTTGCCATTGGGGGCATCGATGTCAATAATATCAATGATGTGATTGATGCAGGTGCAGAAAGGGTAGCAGTAGTGCGATCGCTCATGCAAGCCGAACAACCGACTTTAGTCACCCAATATTTGCTCTCCCAGCTCAATCGCGTCAAACCAGAAAAATCCATTTAA
- a CDS encoding DUF1565 domain-containing protein, translating into MTLLSTNLGSVLAQVPPISNQMLLGESTLSQVNVLFVNPSIGDDTSGNGSENAPWKTITQALQVATPNTIIKLAPGTYSADTGEVFPLMLKPGVAIQGDTENKGQGIIIQGGGQFLSRSFGGQNVTIVGANKAGLSGVTVTNSNPRGYGVWIESTNAVIADNTFTGNTQDGVAVAGNSASTITKNYFYRNGANGITISGNSLAQIRENVFEQTGFGVNVTQTAAPVVVSNVIKDNRAGIIVQAKSRPILRNNLIQGSKEDGLVAIAQAMPDLGNATEAGGNEFRNNSRYDINAGAAKQEIVAVGNTINRQRIAGKVNLTAPVATPANQVLEQTPANGEIVFTAPGVSDTNTQPRQPVSNQSRSQLPPLTSANAPLTVPRLNQIPSAPVANRTANRNRAITTRPASPRKPTALPPVPPQTAQLNFVQIDRNTIEFVAPQEEQSQPTMTTQQQSWPSNLSPLPTGVRQQQSNPTLKVSPVPGNDVVEVTAARSNELLPVPSGEIPLGNTRNMRRISAPQTYTTSYGGNYLSSHTAGVRYRVVVEAISDREQELVKYLAPGAFPTVWQGRRVMQAGVFSSRDNADEMLRILNSNGLRTIVEPLN; encoded by the coding sequence ATGACGTTACTGAGTACAAACCTTGGTAGCGTCCTTGCTCAAGTACCACCTATATCAAATCAGATGCTCCTGGGTGAATCAACACTCTCCCAGGTTAATGTACTATTTGTCAACCCCAGTATCGGAGATGACACGTCCGGAAATGGCAGTGAAAATGCCCCTTGGAAGACGATTACCCAAGCATTACAAGTTGCCACCCCTAATACAATTATTAAGCTGGCTCCTGGTACTTATAGTGCGGATACAGGAGAAGTATTCCCCTTGATGCTCAAACCAGGTGTTGCTATTCAAGGTGATACCGAGAATAAAGGACAGGGGATCATCATTCAAGGTGGTGGACAATTCCTCAGTCGGAGTTTTGGCGGGCAGAATGTCACCATTGTTGGTGCTAACAAAGCCGGCTTAAGTGGGGTAACGGTAACAAATTCTAACCCCCGTGGTTACGGTGTCTGGATAGAATCAACTAATGCGGTAATTGCAGACAATACCTTTACGGGCAATACCCAGGATGGTGTGGCTGTGGCTGGTAACAGTGCTAGCACCATTACTAAGAATTACTTTTATCGCAATGGCGCGAACGGCATCACCATCAGTGGTAATTCTCTAGCCCAGATCCGAGAAAATGTGTTTGAACAAACGGGGTTTGGAGTCAATGTTACCCAAACTGCTGCGCCAGTGGTAGTAAGCAATGTCATTAAAGACAACCGTGCTGGGATTATCGTCCAAGCTAAATCTCGTCCCATTTTACGAAATAATTTAATTCAAGGGAGTAAAGAAGACGGTTTAGTAGCGATCGCTCAAGCAATGCCTGACTTGGGTAATGCGACAGAAGCAGGTGGTAATGAATTTCGCAACAATAGCCGCTATGACATTAATGCTGGTGCGGCTAAACAGGAAATTGTGGCGGTTGGCAATACCATCAATCGTCAACGCATCGCTGGTAAAGTCAATTTAACTGCGCCAGTGGCTACCCCAGCCAATCAAGTCCTTGAGCAGACACCGGCAAACGGCGAAATTGTCTTTACTGCTCCTGGTGTGTCGGACACTAACACCCAACCCCGGCAGCCTGTCAGTAATCAAAGCCGCAGCCAATTGCCACCACTGACATCAGCCAACGCACCTCTGACTGTACCTAGACTCAATCAAATACCATCAGCCCCCGTTGCCAACAGAACGGCAAACCGAAACAGAGCCATCACAACTCGCCCAGCCTCTCCTAGAAAACCCACGGCATTACCACCTGTTCCTCCTCAAACGGCACAGCTCAATTTTGTGCAAATCGATCGCAACACCATTGAGTTTGTTGCACCCCAGGAAGAACAATCACAGCCAACGATGACTACTCAACAGCAGTCATGGCCATCTAATCTCTCACCATTACCGACAGGAGTTAGGCAACAACAATCAAACCCCACCCTAAAAGTAAGTCCGGTTCCGGGTAATGATGTTGTAGAAGTTACTGCTGCCAGGAGTAATGAGCTGTTGCCTGTTCCTAGTGGTGAGATTCCTCTAGGTAATACCCGCAATATGCGAAGGATTTCAGCACCGCAAACTTATACAACTAGCTATGGAGGAAATTATTTATCTTCTCATACAGCAGGTGTACGCTACCGCGTAGTTGTAGAAGCAATAAGTGACAGAGAGCAGGAGTTAGTTAAATACTTAGCTCCTGGTGCATTTCCCACCGTTTGGCAAGGGCGTAGAGTTATGCAAGCTGGAGTGTTTAGTAGTCGTGATAACGCTGATGAAATGTTGCGGATACTCAATAGCAATGGTTTAAGGACTATAGTTGAACCATTGAATTGA
- a CDS encoding DUF4336 domain-containing protein: MNSQVESQRDNPRDWLWPFWLALPVYPYSRRRTLCREVVKDKIWTFDQLHGILYTIVPIRMTVIKLDTGGLLVYAPVAPTVECVRLVNNLVAKHGAVKYIILPTSSGLEHKIFVGPFARQFPQSQVFVAPHQWSFPYNLPLSWLGFPHKRTQILPEDSSQAPFADELDYAILDINLGRGSFVEVAMYHRRSHTLLVTDTVLSVPEEPPEIFQLDPYPLLFHARENARQAIADHPANRRQGWQRISLFAIYFRPRAMEITGWGEMLRDAIKAPHHSPKAYFGLFPFRWQENWQQSFATLRGNGRPFVAPILQTLILPQAPQQVINWAEKVAKWDFQQIISCHFDSPFTATPQQFRQAFSFLEKNSAIDGNQSLLDEEMKFIKELESHFVKRGIATPAKEKV, encoded by the coding sequence ATGAACTCACAGGTAGAGTCGCAGCGAGATAATCCCAGAGATTGGTTATGGCCGTTCTGGCTGGCTTTACCAGTTTATCCCTACAGCAGACGGCGGACACTTTGCCGAGAAGTAGTCAAGGATAAGATTTGGACATTTGATCAACTCCACGGCATCCTCTACACCATAGTGCCGATTCGGATGACGGTGATCAAGCTTGATACAGGTGGTTTGTTGGTGTATGCACCTGTGGCTCCGACTGTTGAGTGTGTACGCCTAGTTAATAATTTAGTAGCCAAGCACGGAGCAGTTAAGTATATTATTCTGCCTACCAGTTCTGGTTTAGAGCATAAAATCTTTGTCGGCCCCTTTGCGAGACAGTTTCCCCAATCGCAGGTTTTTGTTGCTCCCCACCAGTGGAGTTTCCCCTACAATTTGCCCCTCAGTTGGCTAGGTTTTCCCCACAAACGCACCCAGATACTACCAGAAGATAGTAGCCAAGCCCCCTTTGCTGATGAGTTGGACTATGCAATTTTAGATATTAATTTGGGGCGGGGATCATTTGTAGAAGTGGCTATGTATCATAGGCGATCGCACACTCTACTGGTGACTGATACTGTGTTATCTGTACCAGAAGAGCCACCAGAAATCTTTCAATTAGATCCCTACCCCTTACTGTTTCACGCGAGGGAAAACGCACGCCAAGCCATTGCAGATCATCCAGCCAACCGTCGCCAAGGATGGCAACGTATTTCCCTGTTTGCCATTTATTTTCGTCCTAGGGCAATGGAAATCACTGGATGGGGTGAGATGTTGCGCGATGCGATCAAAGCACCACATCATTCACCAAAAGCATACTTTGGTTTATTTCCCTTCCGATGGCAAGAAAATTGGCAGCAGTCCTTTGCGACTCTACGGGGTAATGGTAGACCATTTGTAGCCCCCATTCTGCAAACCCTGATTCTGCCCCAAGCCCCGCAACAAGTTATCAATTGGGCTGAAAAAGTGGCGAAATGGGATTTTCAACAGATTATTTCCTGTCACTTTGATTCACCATTTACAGCCACTCCCCAGCAATTTCGCCAAGCCTTCTCTTTTTTAGAAAAGAACTCTGCTATTGATGGCAATCAATCTCTGTTAGATGAAGAGATGAAATTCATCAAAGAATTAGAGAGTCATTTCGTCAAGCGAGGCATTGCTACACCCGCCAAGGAAAAAGTTTAA
- a CDS encoding GGDEF domain-containing protein has translation MKISILVFGSLNFLATLPDQIHDANAFNLKVMTEFNQVVSHLQIVLPDVIFVQASLQGSVELCSWLKQQSQLSWIHCILVEDRQEQILARSQRGWEWEFEMTANALNQGADAYIWLLTEETDNLTSTLAINNLLLGQLQVGLRKAQKYRDLMNTNDILSAIALADSLTDLNNRRALEWDLPRQITKARSQNIPLSLIILDVDYFKKVNDQHGHLVGDRLLQLLCSRLRHNLRSQDTAFRYGGEEFVIILAHTNGEEAQKVAERLNRVVREQAFAINSKLTLNITISLGVACLQANDDDKGISLLHHADQCLLAAKASGRNRFISWDQLSQVSELEAVS, from the coding sequence ATGAAGATAAGCATTCTGGTCTTTGGGAGTCTTAACTTTCTTGCTACACTTCCCGATCAGATCCATGATGCCAACGCTTTTAATTTAAAAGTGATGACTGAGTTTAATCAGGTAGTGTCGCATCTCCAAATTGTGCTGCCCGATGTCATATTTGTGCAAGCAAGTTTACAGGGCAGTGTCGAACTTTGTAGCTGGTTAAAACAGCAAAGCCAGCTATCCTGGATACATTGTATTCTTGTAGAAGATCGTCAAGAGCAAATCTTGGCGAGAAGTCAACGCGGTTGGGAATGGGAATTTGAGATGACAGCTAATGCACTCAACCAGGGTGCAGATGCTTATATTTGGTTATTAACTGAAGAAACAGACAATCTAACAAGTACGTTAGCAATTAACAACTTACTTTTAGGTCAATTACAAGTTGGTTTGCGGAAAGCACAAAAGTATCGCGATTTGATGAATACAAACGATATCTTATCAGCGATCGCCTTAGCCGATTCCTTAACCGACTTAAATAATCGGCGAGCCTTGGAGTGGGATTTACCTAGACAAATTACTAAAGCCCGTAGTCAAAATATTCCCTTAAGCTTGATTATTCTAGATGTGGACTATTTTAAGAAAGTCAACGATCAGCATGGACATTTAGTGGGCGATCGCCTTTTGCAATTATTATGTAGTCGCCTACGCCACAATCTGCGTTCTCAAGACACTGCTTTCCGGTATGGCGGTGAGGAATTTGTGATAATTTTAGCTCATACCAACGGTGAAGAGGCGCAAAAAGTCGCAGAACGTCTCAATCGGGTAGTTAGAGAGCAAGCATTTGCTATTAACAGTAAATTAACTCTTAATATCACCATTAGCTTGGGTGTGGCGTGTCTGCAAGCAAATGATGATGACAAGGGAATCAGCTTATTACACCATGCTGATCAATGTCTATTAGCAGCTAAAGCATCCGGACGCAACCGATTCATTAGTTGGGATCAATTATCTCAAGTCTCAGAACTCGAAGCAGTTTCTTAA
- a CDS encoding heavy-metal-associated domain-containing protein, with protein MALKLKVPDIACDACAEKITDSIHVMEPDALVDVNVKDKTVTVESAASEESIKQVIVAAGYSIAGY; from the coding sequence ATGGCTCTGAAATTAAAAGTTCCCGATATTGCTTGTGATGCTTGTGCAGAAAAGATCACCGATTCTATTCATGTTATGGAGCCAGATGCCCTAGTTGATGTCAATGTTAAAGATAAAACAGTTACGGTAGAATCAGCCGCATCTGAAGAGTCAATTAAGCAAGTAATTGTCGCTGCTGGTTATTCGATAGCAGGCTATTAA